Within Xanthomonas theicola, the genomic segment CACCACCGCGGTGAACCTGGCGCTGGCGCTGCAGCGCCAGGGCGCACGGGTCGGGGTGCTGGATGCCGATGTCTACGGTCCCAGCGTGCCGGCCATGCTCGGCCTGAGCGGACGCCCGGACAGTCCCGACGACAAGTCGATCGAGCCGATGCGCGCGTTCGGCATCGAGGCGATGTCGATCGGGCTGCTGGTGGACCAGGACACGCCGATGATCTGGCGCGGGCCGATGGCGACCTCGGCGCTCACCCAGTTGTTCACCGATACGCTGTGGGACGACCTGGACTATCTGCTGATCGATCTGCCGCCGGGCACCGGCGACATCCAGCTGACCCTGGCGCAGAAGATCCCGGTCGCCGGCGCGGTGATCGTCACCACGCCGCAGGACATCGCCACGCTGGATGCGAAGAAGGCGCTGAAGATGTTCGAGAAGGTCGAGGTGCCGGTGCTGGGCATCGTCGAGAACATGGCGGTGCATATCTGTTCCCGGTGCGGCCACGTCGAGCATCTGTTCGGCGAGGGCGGCGGCCAGCGCATGGCGCAGCAGTACGGAGTGCCGCTGCTCGGTTCGCTGCCGCTGGCGATCGCGATCCGCGAGCAGGGCGACGCCGGCACCCCGATCGTGGCGGCGGCGCCGGACTCGGCCGCCGCGCAGGCCTATCTGGCGACCGCGCAGCGCCTGGCCGAGGAACTGCGCAAGCGGCCGCGCGCGTCGATCCCGATTGCCGCCTCGCTGCGCTGAGCGCCGCCGCGAACGATCCGCGACCGGCTAGAATCGTGGTCACTGCGGCCCGCTCCGGGGTCGGCCGCGCTTCCGGCGGGCGGGTTCCGGCCTGCCGCCACAGGCATCAGGAATACGCAATGAGCATCAAGAGCGACCGCTGGATCCGCCGCATGGCCGAGCAGCACGGCATGATCGAGCCCTACGAGCCGGGTCAGGTGAAGCAGGCCAACGGCGAGCGCATCGTCAGCTACGGCACCTCCAGCTACGGCTACGACGTGCGCTGCTCGCGCGAGTTCAAGGTGTTCACCAACATCAACTCGACCATCGTCGATCCCAAGCATTTCGACAGCGGCAGCTTCGTCGACATCGAGTCGGACGTGTGCATCATCCCGCCCAACAGCTTCGCCCTGGCGCGCACGGTGGAGTATTTCCGCATCCCGCGCAGCACCCTGGTGGTGTGCCTGGGCAAGAGCACCTATGCGCGCTGCGGCATCATCGTCAACGTGACCCCGCTGGAGCCGGAATGGGAGGGCCACGTCACCCTGGAATTCAGCAATACCACGCCGCTGCCGGCGCGCATCTACGCCAACGAGGGCGTGGCGCAGATGCTGTTCTTCGAGTCCGACGAGATGTGCGAGACCAGCTACAGGGACCGCGGCGGCAAGTACCAGGGCCAGACCGGCGTGACCCTGCCCAGGACCTGAGCCTGCCCGGCGCAGGCGTGGGCGAGGCACGGTGCGGCCGCCGCGCGCCGACGGCCGGCACCGGTCCGGCTATTTGCCGCGGCCGAACAGCATGCCGACGCCGACCGCGACCAGGATCGCCGGCCACCAGGTGGCGATCAGCCGGCCCAGGCTGAGGTTGGTCCAGCCCAGGTTGTTGGCCAGGAACACCAGGCCGATCACGATCAGCACGATGGCGGCGATCACATTGGATTTCATGGAGACACGGCTTCCGCTACAAAGGGCGCCTATCGTAGCCGTTGCCGCCACGCCACGACACGGGTCTGCAGCGCATCGGCCGGCAGCCGCTGCGCCGGGCCGCTGCCCCATGCCGGCCCGGGCCAGGCCGCGTCGCCTTCGTGGCGCCCGATCACATGCACGTGCAATTGCGGCACGTTGTTGCCCAGTGCGCCGAGATTGAGTTTCTGCACGCCCGGTTCGCGGCGCAGCAACTGCGAGAGCTGGTTGATCTCGGCCAGCAGCAGGCGCTGTTGGGCGCCGTCCAGGTCGATCCACTCGCTGGCGCCGGCGACCCGCGGCACCAGCAGCAGCCACGGAAAGCGCGCGTCGTCCAGCAGCCGTACCTGCGACAGCGGGCCGTCGGCGACGAACGCGCTGTCGGCCTGCAACCGCGGATCGAGTTCGAAATCGCCCATCGGCACGGCTCAGCGCAGATGTTCGGCGAGGAACGCGAGGCTGCGTTGGCGCGCGCTGTCGGAACTGTCGGCGTCGTAGTGGTTCGGGTCGACATGGCGGTCGAAGCCGTGTCCGGCCGGATACACGTAGGTCTGCATCTGCGGCAGCTTCTCGCGATGCTGCTGCACCGCCTCTGGCGGAATGCTGCCGTCCTGCGCGCCGAAATGGAACAGCACCGGCGCCTTCGGCGTCTCGCCGAGGAACTGGGTGTTGCGCCCGCCGTAGTAGCTCACCGACGGCAGTCCCAGCCGCAGCGCCGCCAGCAGCGCAACGCTGCCGCCCCAGCAGTAGCCGACGGTGCCGACCTTGCCGGCCGGCGCCAGCACTTGCGCTGCGGCCTGCACGATGTCCAGCGCGCGGTCGAAGCCGAGTTCGCCGACCAGTTCCAGGCCCTTGCGCACGCCGTCCTGGTCGTAGTCCAGTTGCGTGTCCTTCTGCACCGGGTCGAACAGGCCGGGGGCGAGCACTTCGTAGCCCTGCGCCGCGTAGAAGTCGGCGACCTCGCGGATATAGGCATTGACTCCGAAGATCTCCTGGATGACCACCAGGCCGCCGCGCGGCGCGCCCTGCGGCAGGGCGCGCCAGGCACAAACCTGACCGTGAGCGGTATCGAGCGTGGTCCAGTGACCCATGGTGCGTTCCCGTGGCGAGGAGAGAGGCGCCGATTATCCATGCCCGCCTGTTAAGCGCGTGCGCGGCGCGGCGGCGCCGGTCGCGCCGGCCACGCGTGCGGCACGGCCGCGCGCTCACTGCATCGCGTAGTGCACCGACACCACCACGAAGCTGCGGCGGCCGCCGGGCAGCCGTGCCTCGATCTCGTCGTCGATGCGTTTCTTCAGCAGCGCCCGCGCCAGCGGCGAATCGATGCTGATCCAGCCGCGGCCGGCATCGGTCTCGTCGGGGCCGACGATGCGGTAGCGCAGCAGCTCGCCGCTGTCGGCGTCCTCCAGTTCGACCAGCGCGCCGAAGAACACCGCCTGCGGGTCGGACGGGGCGGTGTCGATCACCCGCAGCGCCTCCAGGCGCTTGCTCAGGTAGCGCACGCGGCGGTCGATCTCGCCCAGCTGCTTCTTGCGGTAGGTGTATTCGGCGTTCTCCGAACGGTCGCCCTCGGCCGCCGCCGCGGCCAGCGCCTTGACCACCTCCGGCCGGCGCACGCGCCATAGCTCGTCCAGCTCCGCCTTGAGCCGGGCATGGCCTTCGGCGGTGATCAGGGCGGTGCTCTTCTCGGCAGGGGGGCGCCAGCGGCTCATCGGGGTCGGTACTGCACTGCGGTGGAGCGGGGCACGATGCTAGCGCGTGCATCAGCCTTGCGCACGCGCACGCGCACGCGCAGGCGATGGCCGAAGCTGGCGCGGCCATCCACACGGACGTCGTTCGATGCTGATCCTGCCGTTGCACAAGCCGCTGTCGCGGGAGAATTTTCCGCTGGTCACGCTGCTGCTGGTGCTGCTCAAGGCAGTTGCGTCGATCAAACGGCGCGGTTTGACGCTGCGTTGCCGTCGCAGCCGATACCCCGCTGCCGCGGCGTTTGCCGAGGACACCGGAGCGGCCAGTCGCCGAACCTCGCGGCTCAGCGTCGAAGGGCTGCGCCCAAGGCGCCCACCGACGGCGCGCAAGCTCGTTCCCTGATCACGCTCGACCTGCAGCACCGCGCGCTCCTCTGGACTCAAATGACGGTACTGTTTTCCCATCGCGACACCCTAACCTCAGTTGGGTGTTGCACTTGGAAGTTGAGTCTGCCCTGCGTGGAATGCCGATGGATTTATCCGTGGGGCTTCAACTTGCGGCCTATCGCTGCGCCCTTCGGGTGGTCACCTGTCTGCCGCCCGCCACGCGACATACGATCAGGGCGCGTATCGGGAAAACGCGCCGGCACCAGGGTGTCGCCGTATCCATCTGCGCCGGAACAATCCGCATCCAGCCCCCCAGCCGGACCGCCACGGAGGCCGAGGCGGAATTTGCCAGCCGCGTCCAATCGCATGGCGGCGCCTACCGGCGCCACCATGCGCGCAAAATCAGCTTCCTCTTGTCCGAGCCAGTTGGGACACGCTCACTGTTTCGGTACGACGAGCCAGGTGCGCCCCTGGGGGAGTGTTTGTAGCAGCACCGTGATGCCGTCTCCATTGTAGACAGTGGTGCCATCGGCTCGGGACCCTGCGGGCAAGATGGTCGTGCGATCGGCGTCGCTCCCGATCGGCATGACCCACCGCGTACCGTCGATCCATCCGATGGCGGTCCGCACGTCGCCGGTCGCATCGTTGATCTGCAAGTAGCGGATGCCATCGCGCGTGAAGGCATATACGTGCAGCGTCGCGACCGCCGATAGATTTGCCGCATCCGGTTGCCTGGCCCCGAGCCCCGTGCTTGCGCTAGGGGTGTGCCCGATATCCGGACAGCACGCCCTCGCGCGGCCAGAGATTCCCGCCGCCACCCGTCCTGCCACCATCACCGTTAATTGAAGGTAACGCATCACCGTGTCCCTATGCCCTGTAGGGTGCTCGCCTGCGGCTCAGGCGGCTGCCACGGTACGCGATCCGGACCGATCGTCGGTCGACAAATAGCCGGCCGAGCCGGCCATGGCGGACCACGGCAGCGCACAGTGAGTGCATTGCCGCGATCTGGCGTCAGAATTTCCCTACCCCTGGCGAAACATCGACCGGGGCTGGGACCGTTACGCCGCGCGACGGCACGCCCACGCTGTCAGCCCTACGACAGGGCACTGGAAAATCGCCGGTGTCTGTGCCAGAGTCTCATCGGCCTGCCTCACTGGACATAAGACCAATGGCCGCAGCAGACGCAAAACCCGAGACGTTGCCGCAGCTCATGCGGATTGCCGACTTGTCCTGGTCCCAACGAAGACCACCAAAGGTTTTCGCTTCTAATAGTGCCTCCATGTCACCCGCGCCTGCGTCTCCTGCGTCCGGCAAGCCCTCTCGCCTGCCTGGCCCCGTCCTGTTATACCCCCGTCCTTCTGCACGGACCAAGACTGACGAGACCTGCCATGATCGTGCCCTCACGCCGCCCCTGCACTGCACTTGCACGCCTTGCCGCCGGCCTGCTGCTCGCCGGTGGGCTGTTCGCCGGCAACGCCAATGCCGTGTGGCTCGTCAACGACCCGGCGTCGATGGGCAAAGCAGTTCAAGAATACGCCGAGCAGGCGAAGCGCTGGGCCGAAACAGCCAAGCAGTACCAGCAGCAACTCCAGCATTACCAGCAGCAACTCATCAAACTGCAGCGCTTGAACCTTGGCCAATCCCCGATGGCCGACAATTTCGCCGAACGCCCACAGGGCTATGGCCTGGAGGACAGTTGTCCTGGCGCCAACGCCAGCGGCCTCTCCGGGCTGCTGCAACAATTCAAGTCCCTCGCGCCCGACATGCAGGGCAAACTGAACGAGGAGCAGTTGAAGGTCTGCGCGCGCATCGTGATGGCGCAGAACGCCCAATACAACGAAACGGTGCGGATGCTCAAACGGCTGATCGATCGCAACAACCAGTTCAAGACCGTGGTGGAGAAGCAGCGCGACAACGTGGGGACCAGCCAAGGCGCGCTGGCCGCCAACGACAACGAAGTCCGGCGCTTCGCCACGCAGAACACCATGGATCTGAACTACTGGCAGGCGCAGATGCAAGCCTACGACACCTACATCGTCGCGCTCAAGGACGACCAGTCGCGCCTGGCCCGGCGCGCCCTCGAGGGCAACAAGGGCAACTTGCTCGGGCAGATCGTGCAGACAGTGGCCCTCAAGGCCGCTCTGTCCAATTGACAGCCCCCAAGCACTTCTCCGCTTCACCTTGAAACAGGCAGGCGGCAATGGACGGACTCTTTCACGCAACGCTGCATTGGGTGCAGCCCTTGGCGGACACGAACATCGGCGATTTCATCTTCTTCCGGTTGATCAACGATTATTTCAGCAACGAAATCGCCAAGTTCGGCCTGGCGTTGACACAGCGCGCGATGAAATGGGTCAGTGCGATCGCGCTGACGGTGACCACAGCTGTGGGTACTGCTGGTGGGGTACCGGATCGCGACGGGCCAATCCCGTGAGAACGCGATGGTAGTCGTCGCCAAGGCGGCCAGGATCGTGTTCATTGTGACCTTGGCCACGACGGTGGGGATAAGCGGCGTCTCGCTGCACACGGCCATGACCGACAACCTGGACAAGGAAATCCACGAACTGTTCACGGGAGAGCGCGATGCCGGTTCGGCCGATGCGATCGACCAGAACCTGGCCTACACCCAACTGGCACTCAGCGCATTGGATGCGGTGCGAGTAACCTCGAGCGATCCGGAGGCGATCGCGATGAAAGCACGCGCCGTCCTGCTGGCGGGAGTGGGCACGGCCAGTCCGCCGATGGTGGCCGGGGCGATGCTGTTGCTGTTCAAGTTCACCATGGCGTTCCTGGTCGGGATCGGACCGATCTTCATTCTGTTCCTGGCCTTCGACCAGACCAGGGATCTTTTCAAGCGTTGGCTGTTCTACATCATCGGGACGCTGTTCTCGATGTCGCTGTTGTCCGTGGTCTCGGGCATGGTGCTGAAATTCACGGCGAAGGCCGCGGCCGCCTTCTGGCTGGTGAAGTTCGTGCCGCTGGCAAGCCCGGAAGGGTTGAATTCGCAGGCGTTGCAGCAGGGCGGCATCGGCCTGCTGATGACCCTGTTGATTATCACGGTGCCGACGATTGGCGCTACGGTGTGGCAGGCCAACCTGGGGAACTTCATGCACTTCTCGGCCTTTGGCGGCGGTGCGGCATCGAGCCCAGGGCCGCAGGGGCAGCCGCCGGGGTCGTATGTGCCGCAACAACAACCAAGTAATGATAATAAGACGACCAGCGGTGCCATTGGTGTTGATGCGCATACAGCAAAAATGGGAGGGCAAGGTGCAAGTACACAACCTCCAGGGACACGTGGCTTAGCTGGCTCTAAAGATAGCAATATTAGCTAACATCAAGGATGATGAGGTCTATCTTCATGAACCTACTGAGATTGCTGTGCATTTTTCTGTGCGTGCTTTCTGAGAACGCTCGGGCAGAGCGAGGTTGTCCGCCTGGCATGATTCCTGGGGGGAGTAATCCCTACAACATGGCGACCTGTGCTCCCATTCCTCCTGGCTATTACCAAGAACAGCCTGCTCCCGCACCACGCCCCTTGGGGAAATGGATTCGGACTTGGGGTTCGGTTTCCATCGGCTCACTGGGACTGGAACGTAATTACGGTGTATCGAAAGGAAAGCTAACAAAAGAGGACGCGGAAAGAGATGCAATGGCACGTTGTTCAAAGCACGGAGAGAAAGATTGTAAGATTGGTTTGTCCTACTTCAATCAATGTGTTGCCGTAGGAGAGCCTCAGATTGATGGCAAGCCAAACTTGCTCGGATATGTACACATTGTTGGAGATGCTAAAGTGGAAGAGGCTGCTGCTGCTGCAAAATCAGCATGCGAAAAAGATAATCCAAGAAATGAATGTAAAGTTATTTACAAAGCCTGCTCAGAGCAAATTTTTGAGAAGTATTGACTATAGCTTTGAAGATAAGAGATGAAAAATCGCGGACTGTTCGCAGTCTTCCTGTTGTAATGACGCTGTTGATTATCACGGTGCCGACGATTGGTGCTACGGTGTGGCAGGCCAACCTGGGGAACTTCATGCACTTCTCGGCCTTTGGCGGCGGTGCGGCATCGAGCCCAGGGCCGCAGGGTCAGCCGCCGGGGTCGTATGTGCCACCGCAGGCGCCAGAAAACAGAGATACTGGTGCAAGCAATAGCTTTCCGCCCCAAGCGGGGATAAAAAGAATTGCAGGCGCAGATTCAACGCAATCGTCTCTACCAACCGGCTCACGTGGACAAGCGGGGCGGGAACATGATCGGGACGCCTGATCGATTGACCATCAATGTGATCGTTGGTTATAGGGATTGTGATAATGAGGCATATGGCATACTGGATTTTGCCGATGGCGGCGGCGTTGTTTTGTGCGAACGCTTGGGCAGAGCAGGGTTGTCCACCCGGCCTAATTCCTGGAGGGGCCAATCCCTCCAACATGGCGACCTGTGCTCCTATTCCCCCCGGGTATTATCAAGAGCAGCCGGCTCCGCCACCGCGTCCTCTGGGGAAATGGCTAAAAACGTGGGGGGCCGTTGCAACTGATGGTGGCGAAAACCTTGGCGTATCAACAGGAAAACTGAAAAAATCCGAGGCGGAACAAGACGCGCGAAAAAAATGCGATGGCATAAGTTCAGAAAAATGTCATGTTGCTATTTCTTATCAAAACCAGTGTGTCTCGGTTGTACAGCCAAAAACAGAAGGACTAGGAATCGTCACTTATTATCATGGTCCATCTACTGAAGAAACCAGCCGAGATGGCTTATTGAATTGCCAGAAAAATAACCATGACATGAGTTGCGAGGTCGTTTACACCAATTGTACGGAGCAGATTTTCCAGAGATTTTAGGGAATGAAAAGCACGCTGCTGATTCGCGTAGGCGTTGTAATGACGAATCATGTAGCACAAAGGTATTGATTCTAACTTTGGAGATGGGAGATGAAAAAGCGCGGACTGTTCGCCGCCTTCCTGTTGTCTGGCATAGCGTTGTCCTCATCAGCGCAATCCGGCGGCTACTACGAGTTCATCCCTTACTACAACAACAATCCCTTCCTCTTCTGCACCATCGGCGTTCCCAGTGATTGCTGGGCGCCAGTAAATCCTGCTACCGGCACATACACGGTCACCAATCCCTACTGCTTCAACTCCTACTCCGCGTTGCTCTATGCCCGTGTGTGCCCACAGGGGCTTTCCGATGGGGCTCCGCAGTCCCGGGCAGCGCCACAACCTCGTTCGTCTCGCACATCGAACCGTCCGATTCGCTAACTGAACACGGCGCAAAGGAGAAGGATCATGGAGCAGAAAACCGAGCTGCCACAGACGGATTGGGAACACGCGATCCAGCGTGTCTACAGCTTGCTCACCGCCGTCATTCTGGCGGTCTCGCTGACCGCTTGCATCACCGTCCTGGCCTGCCGTATGTCAAGCGGCATCGCGCTCGTGCTCGCGCAATGGGCAGCTGGCTTGAGCGCGTTGCTGCACTTTGCGGTGGCAGTCATGTTGGCCAGGCTCGCAGCGCAGGCGGTACGTGTCAGGAAGCACCTGCAATCCGGCGGCAAGCATACCGCGCAATCGAAACAGTTGCGCCGCTCGATACGCAGCGTGACCGGCGTGACGGTGCTGATGTTGTTGCCGGCCATCGCGGCGTCGGCGCTTCCGATTGCATTGCCTGTCGTCATACGGGTGCCTGAAGTCGGCATGGTGTTTGTGTTCCTGATAGGCGCGCTGCTCATGCATCGCATCACCATCCGGCACGCATGCCAGCGGTTGGCCGAAGCAATTCCCGCCGCCCAACAAGCTGCGCAACGCACGCTGGTGGCGTGACACGGCCTATGAAAATCACCGTTTTCAGCTGTCTTCTCCTTCTCCTGTTGGCGGGGTGCAATCCGATGAATGCTGTTTCTGGCAAGACCGAGCAGACCGATGCCGATGGCGATCCGGTCTACCGCAAGAACCCGCAACCGACGCAGGCGTACCGGATCACCATGACCATCGAGGATGCGCCGGGGCCGTTTGCGCATGTATCGGGGACGGCGTTCTATGACATGACCAACCACGTGCAATGTACGCCGATAAACGAACCTTTATTAGGGATGTCAACAAAACAGAAGGAGGACGTTATTCCCATCCACTTTCAAAAAATCGATGAAACGACGTATGTGGGAACGATCTACGCCGATGGCATGGTCGATGCGGATTATTACGGCAAGGGCGTGTGCCGATTCGAGTTGACTGGCGTCGGCATTGCGTTGAAAGCGACAGGCAAGCATGACGAGACGCGGTTTGAGCCTGCGTTGTTCAAAAAAGAGATTTATAGCCCCGAGCCAAAAGTGACTTATTTTTGGAAGGGTCGCTATCCAAAAGTAGACATGGATGACTTCCCCGATAGTGGCAGGACAAGTGTTGATGATTTCAATGAAACGGCGCGCCATAATATTTTCAAAGTCACTCTTTCTTCCCATAAGGAATCGCCATGAGCATGGCCAGTAAACAATATGCCGCGCTCGCATTTGATGCCTATTACAAGCCGCCAGAGACAGGAGAAAAAAGTAAACCCGTTGCTATAGGTGGAGCCTCTTACAAACGCCTCAGCTACATGGATAGCCCTTCCGGCTATCAAGGCATCCTTTATCAGCGACTGGATACGAACGAACTGATCGTCGCTCACCGTGGCACCGAGCCCCGGCGTGAGTTGATAAGCGATGGTTTGCTGGCCGATGGCGGCATGGTGGCCACTCGTCACAACACGCAGGCGGCTGACGCCATCGAATTTACTCAGCATGCCTTGGAGTATGCAAAGAAGATCAGCAAAGACGGTAAGGTTCCCGAAGTCACCGTCGCCGGCCACTCCCTGGGCGGCACTCTGGCGCAAGTGACGGCGCACCACTTTGACTTGGAGGGCGAGACCTTCAACGCCTACGGCGCGGTCAGCTTGCACCGGCGCATTTCCGAGGGCGGCCACGATCTCGTCAACCATGTCATGGCGGGCGATCCGGTCAGCGCCGCCAGCCAGCACTACGGCCAGGTGCGCCTCTATGCCACACACCAGGAGATCGCCACGCTACAGCGCGCCGGCTACGACCACCACCACGGTGGACTGAACGTGCGTAACCCGCTGAGCGCGGCCAGCGGGTTGGTGATGGCCTCGCACAGCATGAACAACTTGCTGCCGGAGGACGAGCAGGGCAAGCCGCACCACGCGGTGCTGGAGGACCCGGCGGCGCGGCAATTGGCGCAGCACCATGCGCCGATGATCGCCCGGTACCGCGACGACGTGGCGTCGCTGCGGCTCGGCATGACGCTCGGGGCGCGCGGCTGGGGCGGGCTGCTGCAAGACGGCATCGAGGCATTGCGCGGGCCGCTGGCGCCAGGCGCCGGCCGTGACAGCATTGGCGTGCCGACGTGGAGCGAACACATGCAACGACTGCATGACCCCAAGGCCCACGGCGCCGCATCGCAGGACCAGGGCTGGCATGTGCCGTTGCGCGTGTCGGGGGAAAGCCTGCAATCGGCGCCGGCAGCGCCCGTCTCCTTGCACGATGACCCGGCCGCCTTTCTCGACCGCATGCTGGCGGCGGCGCAGAGCGGCGACCGCACCACGTTCCGGCAGATGACCCAGGCATTGGCCAATGAAGAACCTGGCCGCGCCCTGCGTGCCCAGGCCATCGCGACGGTGGACCAGCAGCAGGCGGCGCAGCAAGCCTTGCAGGCGCAGCAGCAGGCGGACAGGCAGCAGCAGGAAATGGGGCGCGACACAGCACGCGCGCGCTGAGCGTTGCCCGGATGCAGGAGGCACGATGAACCGGCGCGACACGCTGGCGCTGGCCAGCCAAGCCGCCACGCTCATGGAGCAATTCGAGCGGCGCTGCGCCGAGCTGGAGCGGCAACAACGGCAACTCGCACAGCCCCTCGAAAAAGTCGCGCAATCCTTGCCGGGCGCGGCCGCGCGTTCGGTGCAGGAGACGCTGCAGCGTGTTCCCGATGCGTTGATCCGGCAGGTGCGGAACGGCATCGACGAGCCCGTCGCCGGCTTTGAAAAGCGGCTACAGCACGCGGGCCGTTTGCTCAGGGAGGGCGCGCCGTCGTTGGCTGTCCAACTCAAGCGCGTCGAGCGCATGCAGCGCCTTCTGCTGTGGAAGGGGGCCGCAGTCACGTTGGGGAGCTTGCTGCTGTTGCTCGCTGGCGGCGGCTGGCCGCTGATGCAGTACCGCCCGGACAGACGCGACAACCAACTACGCGCCGAGCTTCTGCGCGCCTACAACGCTGCCGACGTGACGCTGTGCGAGGGCCGCCTGTGCGCCAACACCGAGACGCAGGGCCCACCTACGGTGATCCTCGCCAGTACCGGTTGGTCCGCTCGCGATGACGCCAGGGTACGTCATCGCTGGGACCTGACACGGCAGGCGCTGGCCTGCGACGCCCTTTGGGGTGGTGGTCGATGGCCATGGACGGCATGGCCTGTCAAAATTCTCTACGCCATCTATCGGGCTGACTACCATAGGGAGCCTCGAACAACTCATAATTTCATTGAGATGAGCGGCGAAGGCGCCGCTGCCGCGTCCTGCCAGACCGCCTGAGGGCATCGCCGGTCGCTGGATGGCGTCGATGTAGGCGGGAGGCGGCCATTCGGCCGCTTCACCCGATCGCGCGGGCACCATGCCCCGGTGCTGCCGCGCCAACCGCATCCGGTTGTGGCTGGCGACCTTCAACTGGTGCCCCTGGGCGATGGCCGAGTCTCCGACGATTCAGACGTTATGCGTGGACAGCGGCTATGCCGGTCACTGTGCGCAGACCCTTTCGCCGTGCCACAAGCTCCGGGCACAGGTGGTCGGACATCCTGCCAATCGCAACGTCGGACGCGGATCGACGACCGCCAGCCAGACCTGTTCACCGTGCAGGCCGAGCCCAAGGGACGGGTGGTGCTGGCCAAGCGCTGGGTGATCGAACGCTCCCATGCCTGGAATGAGCGCGCCCGTCGCCTGATCATGCATCACGACCGTTCGATGTGCGTATCCGAAGCATGGACATGGTTCACCGCGGCCCGCAACCTGCTTCGCAAGCTAACGACTTGATTTTGTAAACACCCTCTGATGTCGCTCCCACAAGTGGCATCACTTGGATCGAAAGTGCTCTAGAATGGCCGTTCCACGGCGAATGACGACACTCCTTGGCGGCGATCCGCTGCGATTGTCGGCGTCGGCTCATCGCATGGAGTGTCGCTTGAATCCATCGGTCACAGGCAATCGGCGGGTCCGTCTCGGCAAGGTCGAGGTGCTGTCCGACAACTGGTACGTGCTGCGCAAGGTCACCTTCGATTTCCAGCGCAGCGACGGTAGCTGGCAGACGCTGTCGCGCGAGGCCTACGACCGCGGCAACGGCGCCACCATCCTGCTCTACAGCCGCGCCAGGCAGACGGTGATGCTGACCCGCCAGTTCCGCTTGCCGACGCTGCTCAACGGCAATCCCGACGGCATGCTCATCGAGGCCTGCGCCGGGCTGCTGGACCAGCACGATCCGCAGACCTGCATCCGCAAGGAGACCGAAGAGGAAACCGGCTACCGGATCGAGAACGTGCGCAAGGTGTTCGAGGCATTCATGAGCCCGGGTTCGGTCACCGAACGGCTGTATTTCTTCGTGGGCGAGTATTTCGATCGCGACAAGGTCGGCGCGGGCGGCGGCATTGCCGCCGAGGGCGAGGAGATCGAGGTGTTGGAACTGCCGCTGGAGACTGCGCTGGCGATGGTCGCGTCCGGCGAGATCGCCGACGGCAAGACGATCATGTTGTTGCAGTACGCCAAGCTGCATGGGGTGATGGGGTAGCGCGTTTTTGTCGGCTCTTCCTACAAGGGCGCATCGATCTGCGTTGAAATGCGTTGGCCGTGCTCGTGCGGCGCGTGCCGGCGCGCGCGCCCGCCTTTGCCGTCCGCCACGCTCAGTGCTTGCCGCCGAAGATGCTGCCGAAGATGC encodes:
- the apbC gene encoding iron-sulfur cluster carrier protein ApbC, whose translation is MTDRPRIPAHAVQPNLAPPPRIRNVIAIGSGKGGVGKSTTAVNLALALQRQGARVGVLDADVYGPSVPAMLGLSGRPDSPDDKSIEPMRAFGIEAMSIGLLVDQDTPMIWRGPMATSALTQLFTDTLWDDLDYLLIDLPPGTGDIQLTLAQKIPVAGAVIVTTPQDIATLDAKKALKMFEKVEVPVLGIVENMAVHICSRCGHVEHLFGEGGGQRMAQQYGVPLLGSLPLAIAIREQGDAGTPIVAAAPDSAAAQAYLATAQRLAEELRKRPRASIPIAASLR
- the dcd gene encoding dCTP deaminase — translated: MSIKSDRWIRRMAEQHGMIEPYEPGQVKQANGERIVSYGTSSYGYDVRCSREFKVFTNINSTIVDPKHFDSGSFVDIESDVCIIPPNSFALARTVEYFRIPRSTLVVCLGKSTYARCGIIVNVTPLEPEWEGHVTLEFSNTTPLPARIYANEGVAQMLFFESDEMCETSYRDRGGKYQGQTGVTLPRT
- a CDS encoding LiaI-LiaF-like domain-containing protein, encoding MKSNVIAAIVLIVIGLVFLANNLGWTNLSLGRLIATWWPAILVAVGVGMLFGRGK
- a CDS encoding HIT family protein gives rise to the protein MGDFELDPRLQADSAFVADGPLSQVRLLDDARFPWLLLVPRVAGASEWIDLDGAQQRLLLAEINQLSQLLRREPGVQKLNLGALGNNVPQLHVHVIGRHEGDAAWPGPAWGSGPAQRLPADALQTRVVAWRQRLR
- a CDS encoding dienelactone hydrolase family protein → MGHWTTLDTAHGQVCAWRALPQGAPRGGLVVIQEIFGVNAYIREVADFYAAQGYEVLAPGLFDPVQKDTQLDYDQDGVRKGLELVGELGFDRALDIVQAAAQVLAPAGKVGTVGYCWGGSVALLAALRLGLPSVSYYGGRNTQFLGETPKAPVLFHFGAQDGSIPPEAVQQHREKLPQMQTYVYPAGHGFDRHVDPNHYDADSSDSARQRSLAFLAEHLR
- the greB gene encoding transcription elongation factor GreB gives rise to the protein MSRWRPPAEKSTALITAEGHARLKAELDELWRVRRPEVVKALAAAAAEGDRSENAEYTYRKKQLGEIDRRVRYLSKRLEALRVIDTAPSDPQAVFFGALVELEDADSGELLRYRIVGPDETDAGRGWISIDSPLARALLKKRIDDEIEARLPGGRRSFVVVSVHYAMQ
- a CDS encoding DUF4189 domain-containing protein; amino-acid sequence: MNLLRLLCIFLCVLSENARAERGCPPGMIPGGSNPYNMATCAPIPPGYYQEQPAPAPRPLGKWIRTWGSVSIGSLGLERNYGVSKGKLTKEDAERDAMARCSKHGEKDCKIGLSYFNQCVAVGEPQIDGKPNLLGYVHIVGDAKVEEAAAAAKSACEKDNPRNECKVIYKACSEQIFEKY
- a CDS encoding DUF4189 domain-containing protein, encoding MRHMAYWILPMAAALFCANAWAEQGCPPGLIPGGANPSNMATCAPIPPGYYQEQPAPPPRPLGKWLKTWGAVATDGGENLGVSTGKLKKSEAEQDARKKCDGISSEKCHVAISYQNQCVSVVQPKTEGLGIVTYYHGPSTEETSRDGLLNCQKNNHDMSCEVVYTNCTEQIFQRF
- a CDS encoding DUF6792 domain-containing protein — encoded protein: MSMASKQYAALAFDAYYKPPETGEKSKPVAIGGASYKRLSYMDSPSGYQGILYQRLDTNELIVAHRGTEPRRELISDGLLADGGMVATRHNTQAADAIEFTQHALEYAKKISKDGKVPEVTVAGHSLGGTLAQVTAHHFDLEGETFNAYGAVSLHRRISEGGHDLVNHVMAGDPVSAASQHYGQVRLYATHQEIATLQRAGYDHHHGGLNVRNPLSAASGLVMASHSMNNLLPEDEQGKPHHAVLEDPAARQLAQHHAPMIARYRDDVASLRLGMTLGARGWGGLLQDGIEALRGPLAPGAGRDSIGVPTWSEHMQRLHDPKAHGAASQDQGWHVPLRVSGESLQSAPAAPVSLHDDPAAFLDRMLAAAQSGDRTTFRQMTQALANEEPGRALRAQAIATVDQQQAAQQALQAQQQADRQQQEMGRDTARAR